Within Styela clava chromosome 8, kaStyClav1.hap1.2, whole genome shotgun sequence, the genomic segment GAACACATTCGCAGATCAATAGGTTTCTTTCCCAAGTCGTCATTCGGATACCACAGAAAACGCATCGCATCACGATCTCGACTGTCCAGAATAACACGTAGATACATTTCGCGCACATCACAAATAAAGGCAACCGCTTCCTCGCGAAACCGCAGTAGAATACTCACCAAATTCGTATTTAGGTCTGGACCTGAAAGTAAATTCTTGTTAAGTGAAGTGCCGCCGCACTCCGCACTGCAATCGAAAACAACCCGGAACTTGGCCCCAGTAGAGTGGTGTGGCATATACCAAGTCCTACCCAGAGACCCAGGATCACTCTCAGGCACTATTTCCGCATACCCCTTGTCTAAGTAATCATTAATTTTGGacttgtatttaaaaaataaatcaggGTCCCTAATAAATTTTCGTTTTTGGGACTCTAATCTTTTCACTGCCATTTGACGATTGTTTGgaagtttaatatttttatctttccaTGGAAGAGCAACTTGGTACCTCCCATTTACTTTTACTGCAGTGTCATTCATCACTACAAGAGCTTTCTTATCATCTAGGGAATGTTCAGTGGTGAAGGGATCACAATCTAAATCTATAAAATCATGACCACaaattttgcacaaaaattgATCAGTATCACATGCACACACAGTATTTAGACGAGGACATGAAACAGCACTTACACTTTCACAACTGCTATGAGACATAGTTCTGTCAGGACCGAAAAGAGCCCAACCAAATACTGTCCTGTGAGCAGCGGGAAACTTTGCCTTTTGATCACAAAGCCTAATTTCAGAAATGGGATGATTGGCTAACACTTCAGCACCAATCAATAAATCAACCTCACTAGATCCTAGCACAGGAAATTCCAAATCACCCAAATGAGGATATTTTTGCAACACATTAGCAGTCGGGATAGAACTCTCTAAATTGGGTAAATTAATTGCCAAAACATTGGGAATGTCAACAACCCTTTCCGAATCACAACCTTTTACTTTCAGTGAAACTGTTTTACCACTGTGTAATTTACTACCATTCGCTGTTGCGAGCATACAATCTTCAGGTTTACCCTCAATACCCAATTTTGCAAGTAAATTGTGGGAGCACAAGGATCTGGTAGACCCTTCATCTAAAAAGGCATAAGTACACACAGCATCAGAAGCACCATTGCTGGTAACCTCCACAGGTACAACCTTAAGtctaacaaaattttgaatattttccgaACAATTAACATTTGCGAAATAAGCACCGGCCCCATTTTCTTTCTTGGGGGCAGACACATTATTTTGAGAATTAGCATTGCTAGAAAAATGAGCACCAGTGGTTGGTGGCTTCTTTTGATCAACATGTAATAAACTGTGATGTAATTTACCACAGCCATTTACTTGACACACATATTTAGAAGGACAATTATTTTCACGATGAGAACGATACAAGCAATTAAAGCAAAGATTATTTCGTCTCACCATTTCGGCGCGATCATTAACACTTCTCCCTTTAAACTCGACACAGTTGTGTAAAGCATGATTTCCTTGACAGTCCACACACTTGTACTGCAAATCAGCTACCTTGGGTCCTGGAGTCTTCTCTTGGGTATTGGTGACTGCATACGATGTAGTTCTTGTCATCCTAGGTTTGGTGACTCGAATAGTTGATTTCTGTTTGGCAGAATTCTTGGTCACAATCCGACCATAAAATGTAGTAGTTAGCTGCGCTTTCTTCACCACGAATGCAACCAAGTGTGAAAATGTAGGAAGTTTACTGTCATCAAATTGGTCCGCATACTTTCGTTGCAAGTACATGGGCAGACGTGAGAATACACGCTCAAGATTTTCATAGCCATCCATGAATGAATTTGCATTCCACTCACTAAGCACAATCTCACAATTACGCAGTTGAGTGGCCAACTTGCAAAGTCCTTGAGTGTCATCGTCCATAATCTTGGGACCATTTGTTACCTCTTTACTTGTAGCTTCAATTACCACAGTTCGGTTACCAAACTGTTCATGTAAGGTTTGCCACGCCATCTGATAGCCCTTGCTTGGTGGCGACACTAGTACTAAATTCTTGATGGCATCCTTTGCGATGCCAGAACACAATTGAATCAGCTGTGCAAGCTTTGTCTCAGGCGCATGTTGGTGACAATGAATGTTAGTCTCAAATGACTTCATGAAGGCATGGAAACGCAGGGGATTTCCATCAAACTCCATCAGTTCAACTTTGGGCAATGTGAAACCTTCTCGCAGAGCATTAATCATAGCTCCATAATCTGGAGGAACAGCACTTGTTGCTGTTTGAAGTGGCAAAGCTGAATTCGGTACCGCCTGATAAATCCCATCGCCAACTTGACGATTGCCACTTTCGTATGAATTTACTACTGGCTGATGCGCACCAGTAGCAAGTGTTGACACAGATGGTGCAAAACCGCTCTGAACGACACCTCCACTGCCATATGAATTTACTACTGGCTGATGCGCACCAGTAGCATGTGTTAACACAGGTGGTACAGAACCGCAGCTCTGCAGCACTCCTTCCCTTGCATATGAATTTACTACTGGCTGATGCGCACCAGTAGCATGTGTTAACACAGGTGGTACAGAACCGCAGCTCTGCAGCACTCCTTCCCTTGCATATGAATTTACTACTGGCTGATGCGCACCAGTAGCATGTGTTAACACAGGTGGTACAGAACCGCAGCTCTGCAGCACTCCTTCACTTGTAATAGGGGAAGATTCCCAAACAACATTAGATTTTGAAGGCTCACGAACCATATGTTCGAGACCTACATTTGAAGCATATTGTCTTATTGGTAGTTGGTGAACTGTTTCATCAGAAGAAAAATGCAATCTCGTGAGATCCACTGAGTCGCCATGTCTGGACGAAGTCCCTGATGAACTAGCCTTTAGAAGTAGCTCAGCCTTCTTCTTCTTCGCTTCTGTCATTGCTGTTTCTATTTTTTCTCTTAACAATTCTTCTTGAGCTTCAAGAAGCATCAGTTCTGCCTGGAGGCACTTTGATGATGTTGATGAAAGTCTTGTTTTCGCTGAGCTAGATGAATGCGTGGAAGCAACTTCAGAGTATTGTATATTTTTCGCCATAATCCACCGGTAGTCGGGTACGGTGTACTATTTTTAAATGATGATCGGTATGGTGAATATCTGTGGCACACACTCCCTGACTTCAATCAGCCAGTAGCCTATTTGTTGTGCCAGGAATCCTTCTGATAAGTCAACGATGGGAGCTTGCCTTCTGGGTTTGGATACGCTTAACCTGACTGCCGCTGAAATTCCAATGCACTAAACCAGACACAGTTCCGAATcgaacttgttttattttaccacTCAACATAAAGTGTTATTGTGGCCACTCGTGTAAGGTCAGGtgatttaaaaatagtttggactgCAACGCATCCAAATCCTACTTAATCAGATATACATATGTAactaaatgcaaaaataaatacagttTTAGGTACAATCCTAATAACTTAATCCCTATTTCAACACACGTCTACATAAAACACAACCCTAAGTTCCCTAAAATACAACCCTAAGTTATTATTAAATCTGCAACAAAAAACGTGCGGCCCTTTTACCAGTGCTGATAAACCAAGAGACTGTCGCAACAACAGGTTGCCACAATATGCACCATATACCAATTACGTATGGGCACTAGATTGCAATCAGAAAGTATTATGTCAATTGAATGCGAGTCATCAAAAGTGGATACTAAGTCTATACCTAAAACAGttctaaataaatgaaataatataccAATGTGCAGTGACTAAATACATCAGAATATTTGCATAAGAAAAGCAATATGTGGCAACACTATATGCACTGCCTTATTAGGAATGAAACGGCAATCATCCTCAACACTGCGCATCGGTGTTTGCTTTTAACTCTCATGTCGGCACCTTTTCCACTTTTGATCGAGAGCTGGGCACCTTGCGTTGAGAAATCGTATGAAAACACTGTGGATTTGGCAATCGCTTTGGCATTTACTACGATGCAAGGTGATGAAGAGGATATTCTATATTAGAGAACCTT encodes:
- the LOC120335312 gene encoding uncharacterized protein LOC120335312; this translates as MAKNIQYSEVASTHSSSSAKTRLSSTSSKCLQAELMLLEAQEELLREKIETAMTEAKKKKAELLLKASSSGTSSRHGDSVDLTRLHFSSDETVHQLPIRQYASNVGLEHMVREPSKSNVVWESSPITSEGVLQSCGSVPPVLTHATGAHQPVVNSYAREGVLQSCGSVPPVLTHATGAHQPVVNSYAREGVLQSCGSVPPVLTHATGAHQPVVNSYGSGGVVQSGFAPSVSTLATGAHQPVVNSYESGNRQVGDGIYQAVPNSALPLQTATSAVPPDYGAMINALREGFTLPKVELMEFDGNPLRFHAFMKSFETNIHCHQHAPETKLAQLIQLCSGIAKDAIKNLVLVSPPSKGYQMAWQTLHEQFGNRTVVIEATSKEVTNGPKIMDDDTQGLCKLATQLRNCEIVLSEWNANSFMDGYENLERVFSRLPMYLQRKYADQFDDSKLPTFSHLVAFVVKKAQLTTTFYGRIVTKNSAKQKSTIRVTKPRMTRTTSYAVTNTQEKTPGPKVADLQYKCVDCQGNHALHNCVEFKGRSVNDRAEMVRRNNLCFNCLYRSHRENNCPSKYVCQVNGCGKLHHSLLHVDQKKPPTTGAHFSSNANSQNNVSAPKKENGAGAYFANVNCSENIQNFVRLKVVPVEVTSNGASDAVCTYAFLDEGSTRSLCSHNLLAKLGIEGKPEDCMLATANGSKLHSGKTVSLKVKGCDSERVVDIPNVLAINLPNLESSIPTANVLQKYPHLGDLEFPVLGSSEVDLLIGAEVLANHPISEIRLCDQKAKFPAAHRTVFGWALFGPDRTMSHSSCESVSAVSCPRLNTVCACDTDQFLCKICGHDFIDLDCDPFTTEHSLDDKKALVVMNDTAVKVNGRYQVALPWKDKNIKLPNNRQMAVKRLESQKRKFIRDPDLFFKYKSKINDYLDKGYAEIVPESDPGSLGRTWYMPHHSTGAKFRVVFDCSAECGGTSLNKNLLSGPDLNTNLVSILLRFREEAVAFICDVREMYLRVILDSRDRDAMRFLWYPNDDLGKKPIDLRMCSHVFGATSSPSIASFVLKRVADDNLTNADLETIQTVQRSFFVDDGVKSKRTVDETLQLINQLIELLASGGFCLTKFACNKIEVMEAIPEADRSTATKALDFSTELTERTLGIYWNMVHDVFKVRVEIEFRPSTRRGMLSMLGQVYDPLGFIQPFLIPARRILQDLCFLGYSWDDPVEGDLYDGWEKWISTLPSLRELTIQRCYKPEGFEAANVQLHCFCDASRVGYGAVAYLRLENESGEVHCAFVKGTARVTPKKLVTIPRLELTAAVVATEVAHSVTNALDYEIHETCFWTDSMTVLQMLNSRSQRFKTFVANRVNIIQSISDVSQWSHVPTNENPADIASRGLMPDKLDKAKLWFQGPSFLWQQSVSWPGTSSVSDTIPTNSDLHCEIKVNLVEVQKRSQYFPELINRYSTWEKLSRTIAWMLRFKFFILWKTCRSNDSPMTGDLTVTELSVATIQICKLAQIESFSPELEYFSERVHDGPNYLSSGCKLPTSPHSKALIKLSPFLDNDILRVGGRLRHSHLSPEQKHPIILPPHHHVTKLIIEYYHRQNGHSGTLHTLSSVREKFWILCGQAEVRKVLNACKLCKLRASRPGSQWMAPLPESRVLGGRTPFYHTAVDYFGPLKVKLGRKEYKRYGCIFTCSVTRAVHIEVSESLDASAFLQAFFRFCDRRSKPSHVISDNGTNFVAGERLLAEGICK